In the Streptomyces sp. 840.1 genome, one interval contains:
- a CDS encoding response regulator transcription factor → MAIRVLLVDDQPLLRTGFRMILEAEGDLAVVGEAGDGLQALDQVRALQPDVVLMDIRMPRMDGVEATRQITGPGKDGPAKVLVLTTFDLDEYVVEALRAGASGFLLKDAPANELVQAIRVVAGGEAMLAPSITRRLLDKYADHLPSGEEPVPDTLNTLTDREVEVLKLVARGLSNAEIAADLFVSETTVKTHVGHVLTKLGLRDRVQAAVYAYESGLVRPGAQ, encoded by the coding sequence GTGGCTATCCGCGTCCTACTGGTCGATGACCAACCGCTGCTGCGCACCGGCTTCCGGATGATTCTGGAGGCGGAGGGCGATCTCGCGGTGGTGGGTGAGGCCGGTGACGGTCTCCAGGCTCTCGACCAGGTGCGGGCGCTGCAGCCCGATGTGGTGCTGATGGACATCCGGATGCCGCGGATGGACGGTGTGGAGGCGACGCGCCAGATCACCGGCCCCGGTAAGGACGGTCCGGCGAAGGTGCTGGTCCTCACCACGTTCGATCTCGATGAGTACGTGGTGGAGGCGCTGCGTGCCGGGGCCAGTGGCTTCCTGCTGAAGGATGCTCCGGCCAATGAGCTGGTGCAGGCGATCCGGGTGGTCGCGGGTGGCGAGGCGATGCTCGCTCCGAGCATCACGCGGCGGCTGCTGGACAAGTACGCGGATCATCTGCCGTCGGGCGAGGAGCCGGTTCCGGACACGCTCAACACGTTGACGGACCGCGAGGTGGAGGTTCTGAAGCTCGTGGCGCGCGGTCTGTCGAATGCCGAGATCGCCGCTGACCTGTTCGTCAGTGAGACGACGGTCAAGACGCATGTGGGCCATGTGCTGACGAAGCTGGGGCTGCGTGACCGGGTGCAGGCGGCGGTCTACGCCTACGAGAGCGGACTGGTGCGCCCCGGCGCCCAGTGA
- a CDS encoding PD-(D/E)XK nuclease family protein, whose product MQCPLLYRFRVIDKLPQKPSEAATRGTLVHAVLERLFDNPATERTAGRATALIPGQWDRLLESKPELSELFAEDPQGERLSRWLSEAERLVERWFSLEDPTRLEPAERELFVETELESGLRLRGVIDRIDVTPSGDVRIVDYKTGKAPRPEYAEGALFQMKFYALVIWRLKGVVPRRLQLVYLGSGDVLTYDPVVADLERVERKLLALWEAISLATETGEWRPRPTKLCGWCDHQALCPEFGGTPPVYPLSVRPAEPAQDVPDVQGRMDPVHAEAGRPVALEGP is encoded by the coding sequence ATGCAGTGTCCCCTGCTGTACCGGTTCCGGGTCATCGACAAGCTGCCGCAGAAGCCCAGTGAGGCGGCTACCCGGGGGACGCTCGTCCATGCGGTGCTGGAGCGCCTGTTCGACAATCCGGCGACGGAGCGGACGGCCGGCCGGGCCACGGCGCTGATCCCGGGGCAGTGGGACCGTTTGCTGGAGTCGAAGCCGGAGCTGTCGGAGCTGTTCGCGGAGGATCCGCAGGGTGAGCGGCTTTCGCGGTGGCTGTCGGAGGCGGAGCGGCTGGTGGAGCGCTGGTTCTCGCTGGAGGATCCGACGCGGCTGGAGCCGGCCGAGCGGGAGCTGTTCGTCGAGACGGAGCTGGAGTCGGGGCTGCGGCTGCGCGGGGTGATCGACCGGATCGATGTGACGCCTTCGGGCGATGTCCGGATCGTCGACTACAAGACGGGGAAGGCGCCGCGCCCGGAGTACGCGGAGGGGGCGCTGTTCCAGATGAAGTTCTACGCGCTCGTCATCTGGCGGCTGAAGGGTGTGGTACCGCGCCGTCTCCAGCTGGTCTATCTGGGCAGTGGGGACGTGCTGACGTACGACCCGGTGGTGGCGGATCTGGAGCGGGTGGAGCGCAAGCTGCTGGCTCTGTGGGAGGCGATCTCGCTCGCCACGGAGACCGGTGAGTGGCGGCCCCGGCCGACGAAGCTGTGCGGCTGGTGCGACCATCAGGCGCTCTGTCCGGAGTTCGGCGGCACTCCCCCGGTCTACCCGTTGTCGGTACGCCCGGCGGAGCCCGCGCAGGACGTGCCGGACGTGCAGGGCAGAATGGATCCGGTCCATGCTGAGGCCGGCCGGCCTGTGGCCCTTGAAGGACCTTAA
- a CDS encoding site-2 protease family protein — protein MDESGNSGRPQPGAGGTDPAAGPGRKKPPRREEPGGGILMGRPFGVPVYVAPSWFLVAALITWVFGGQLDRVLPGLGAARYLVALFFAIAFYASVLVHELAHTVVALRYKLPVRRIQLQFFGGVSEIEKESETPGREFVLAFVGPLLSLVLAGVFYIPLNYVERGTVPGVLLGGLMISNLIVAAFNLLPGLPLDGGRMLRAVVWKITGRPMSGTVAAAWVGRALAVITLIGLPLLTRTGSFGNDTDSLSGMDTVIDALLAAVLAAIIWTGAGNSLRMARLREHLPDLRARALTRRAVPVEAATPLSEALRRANEAGARALVVVDASGEPKAVVREAAIVAVPEHRRPWVAVSGLAQDLTDGMKVSAELAGEALLDRLKASPATEYLVVEDTGEIYGVLSTADVERAFVAAMARPAA, from the coding sequence GTGGACGAGAGCGGCAACAGCGGGCGGCCGCAGCCCGGCGCAGGCGGAACGGACCCCGCCGCCGGCCCCGGCAGGAAGAAGCCGCCGCGCCGCGAAGAACCCGGAGGCGGCATCCTCATGGGCCGCCCCTTCGGAGTACCCGTCTACGTCGCACCGAGCTGGTTCCTGGTCGCCGCGCTGATCACCTGGGTCTTCGGCGGCCAGCTCGACCGGGTCCTGCCCGGCCTCGGCGCGGCGCGCTACCTCGTCGCCCTCTTCTTCGCCATCGCCTTCTACGCCTCCGTGCTCGTCCACGAACTCGCGCACACCGTGGTCGCACTGCGCTACAAACTGCCGGTACGCCGCATCCAGCTCCAGTTCTTCGGCGGCGTCTCCGAGATCGAGAAGGAATCCGAGACCCCCGGCCGCGAATTCGTCCTCGCCTTCGTGGGACCGCTGCTCTCCCTCGTCCTGGCCGGCGTCTTCTACATCCCGCTGAACTACGTCGAACGCGGCACCGTCCCCGGAGTACTTCTCGGCGGACTCATGATCTCCAACCTCATCGTCGCCGCCTTCAACCTGCTGCCAGGCCTCCCGCTCGACGGCGGCCGGATGCTCCGCGCCGTCGTCTGGAAGATCACCGGCCGCCCGATGAGCGGCACCGTCGCCGCCGCCTGGGTCGGCCGGGCGCTGGCCGTCATCACCCTCATCGGCCTCCCCCTCCTCACCCGCACCGGGTCCTTCGGCAACGACACCGACAGCCTCAGCGGCATGGACACCGTCATCGACGCCCTGCTCGCCGCGGTCCTCGCCGCCATCATCTGGACCGGAGCCGGCAACAGCCTGCGCATGGCCCGGCTGCGCGAACACCTCCCCGACCTGCGCGCCCGCGCCCTCACCAGGCGCGCGGTACCCGTCGAAGCCGCCACCCCGCTCTCCGAAGCCCTGCGGCGCGCCAACGAGGCCGGAGCCCGCGCCCTCGTCGTCGTCGACGCAAGCGGCGAACCCAAGGCCGTCGTCCGCGAGGCCGCCATCGTCGCCGTCCCCGAACACCGCCGCCCCTGGGTCGCCGTCAGCGGCCTCGCCCAGGACCTCACCGACGGCATGAAGGTCTCCGCCGAACTCGCCGGCGAAGCCCTCCTGGACCGGCTCAAGGCCAGCCCCGCCACCGAGTACCTCGTCGTCGAGGACACCGGCGAGATCTACGGAGTGCTGTCCACGGCCGACGTGGAACGCGCCTTCGTCGCCGCCATGGCCCGCCCCGCCGCGTGA
- a CDS encoding tRNA (adenine-N1)-methyltransferase produces MSEPTGAARRRGPFKVGDQVQLTDPKGRHYTFTLEAGKNFHTHKGSFSHDELIGAPEGSVVRTTGNVVYLALRPLLPDYVLSMPRGAAVVYPKDAGQILAFGDIFPGARVVEAGVGSGALSTFLLRAIGEQGMLHSYERREDFAEIAQQNVERYFGSPHPAWQLTVGDLQDNLTETDVDRVVLDMLAPWECLDAVSKALVPGGILCAYVATTTQLSRTVESIREIGCFAEPQPWESMIRNWHVEGLAVRPDHRMIGHTGFLVTARRLADGVQAPPRRRRPSKGAYGDDYSGPGSQSGTATD; encoded by the coding sequence ATGTCTGAACCGACCGGTGCCGCCCGCCGACGTGGGCCCTTCAAGGTCGGGGACCAGGTCCAGCTCACCGATCCCAAGGGACGCCACTACACCTTCACGCTCGAAGCCGGAAAGAACTTCCACACCCACAAGGGTTCTTTCTCGCACGACGAGCTGATCGGTGCTCCCGAGGGCAGTGTTGTCCGCACCACGGGGAACGTCGTCTACCTCGCGCTGCGCCCCCTGCTCCCCGACTACGTCCTGTCCATGCCCCGCGGCGCCGCCGTGGTCTACCCCAAGGACGCGGGGCAGATCCTGGCCTTCGGCGACATCTTCCCCGGCGCCCGCGTCGTGGAGGCCGGCGTCGGATCCGGCGCGCTCTCGACCTTCCTGCTCCGCGCCATCGGCGAGCAGGGCATGCTGCACTCCTACGAGCGCCGCGAGGACTTCGCCGAGATCGCCCAGCAGAACGTCGAGCGCTACTTCGGCAGCCCGCACCCCGCCTGGCAGCTCACCGTCGGAGACCTCCAGGACAACCTCACGGAGACCGACGTCGACCGCGTGGTCCTGGACATGCTCGCGCCCTGGGAGTGCCTGGACGCCGTCTCCAAGGCGCTCGTCCCGGGCGGCATCCTCTGCGCCTACGTCGCCACCACCACCCAGCTCTCCCGGACGGTCGAGTCCATCCGCGAGATCGGCTGCTTCGCGGAACCCCAGCCCTGGGAGTCGATGATCCGCAACTGGCACGTCGAGGGCCTCGCCGTCCGCCCGGACCACCGGATGATCGGCCACACCGGCTTCCTCGTCACCGCCCGGCGGCTGGCCGACGGTGTCCAGGCCCCGCCGCGCCGCCGCCGCCCCTCCAAGGGCGCCTACGGCGACGACTACAGCGGACCGGGCAGCCAGAGCGGTACCGCCACCGACTGA
- a CDS encoding ferredoxin codes for MTAQQDAPTGGDTQDLEVWIDQDLCTGDGICVQYAPEVFELDIDGLAYVKSDGDELLQDKGATTPVPLPLLQDVVDSAKECPGDCIHVRRVSDRVEVYGPEAA; via the coding sequence ATGACCGCGCAGCAGGACGCTCCCACCGGTGGCGACACGCAGGACCTGGAGGTCTGGATCGATCAGGACCTCTGCACGGGGGACGGTATCTGTGTGCAGTACGCGCCCGAGGTCTTCGAGCTGGACATCGACGGACTGGCCTATGTGAAGAGCGACGGCGACGAGCTGCTGCAGGACAAGGGGGCCACCACCCCGGTGCCGTTGCCGCTTCTCCAGGACGTGGTCGATTCGGCCAAGGAGTGCCCCGGCGACTGCATTCATGTACGACGCGTTTCGGACAGGGTCGAGGTGTACGGTCCCGAGGCCGCCTGA
- the arc gene encoding proteasome ATPase, which translates to MAAHDDDINRGIRPVRGSDDPAGQVAYLEQEIAVLRRKLADSPRHTRILEERIVEFQTNLAGVSAQNERLASTLREARDQIVALKEEVDRLAQPPAGFGVFLQGNEDGTCDIFTGGRKLRVNVSPSVELDDLRRGQEVMLNEALNVVDAMEFERAGDIVTLKEILEDGERALVVGHTDEERVVRLAEPLLDITIRPGDALLLEPRSGYVYEVVPKSEVEELVLEEVPDIDYDKIGGLGDQIELIRDAVELPYLHPDLFREHELRPPKGILLYGPPGCGKTLIAKAVANSLAKKVAEVTGQPTGKSYFLNIKGPELLNKYVGETERHIRLVFQRAREKASEGTPVIVFFDEMESLFRTRGSGVSSDVENTIVPQLLAEIDGVEGLENVIVIGASNREDMIDPAILRPGRLDVKIKIERPDAEAAKDIFAKYLTPSLPLHADDLAENTGSREAAAHAMIQSVVERMYTESEENRFLEVTYANGDKEVLYFKDFNSGAMIQNIVDRAKKMAIKAFLDQGQKGLRVSHLLQACVDEFKENEDLPNTTNPDDWARISGKKGERIVFIRTLVTGKQGADTGRSIDTVANTGQYL; encoded by the coding sequence GTGGCAGCCCACGACGACGACATCAACCGCGGCATCCGGCCCGTGCGGGGGTCCGATGACCCAGCCGGCCAGGTCGCCTATCTCGAGCAGGAAATCGCCGTCCTGCGACGTAAGCTCGCCGACTCTCCGCGTCATACGAGGATTCTCGAAGAGCGGATCGTCGAGTTCCAGACCAACCTCGCAGGCGTGTCCGCTCAGAACGAGCGGCTCGCCAGCACACTCCGCGAGGCCCGCGACCAGATCGTGGCCCTCAAGGAAGAGGTCGACCGGCTGGCACAGCCACCGGCCGGCTTCGGTGTGTTCCTGCAAGGCAACGAGGACGGCACCTGCGACATCTTCACCGGGGGCCGCAAGCTCCGGGTGAACGTCAGTCCCAGTGTTGAGCTCGATGACCTCCGGCGCGGCCAGGAAGTCATGCTCAACGAAGCGCTCAACGTGGTCGACGCCATGGAATTCGAGCGGGCCGGGGACATCGTCACCCTCAAGGAGATCCTTGAGGACGGCGAACGCGCCCTGGTGGTCGGGCACACCGACGAGGAACGGGTGGTGCGGCTCGCCGAGCCGCTGCTGGACATCACCATCCGCCCCGGCGACGCCCTGCTGCTCGAACCCAGGTCCGGCTACGTCTACGAAGTCGTTCCCAAGAGCGAGGTCGAAGAGCTCGTCCTCGAAGAAGTCCCGGACATCGACTACGACAAGATCGGCGGCCTGGGCGACCAGATCGAACTGATCCGCGACGCGGTCGAGCTCCCCTATCTGCACCCCGACCTCTTCCGGGAGCACGAGCTGCGGCCACCGAAGGGCATCCTGCTCTACGGCCCGCCCGGCTGCGGCAAGACACTCATCGCCAAAGCCGTCGCCAACTCCCTCGCGAAGAAGGTCGCCGAGGTCACCGGCCAGCCCACCGGCAAGAGCTACTTCCTCAATATCAAGGGCCCCGAACTCCTCAACAAGTACGTCGGCGAGACCGAGCGCCACATCCGCCTGGTCTTCCAGCGTGCCCGCGAGAAGGCGAGTGAGGGCACCCCCGTCATCGTCTTCTTCGACGAGATGGAGTCGCTCTTCCGAACCCGGGGATCCGGCGTCAGCTCGGACGTGGAGAACACCATCGTCCCCCAGCTGCTCGCCGAGATCGACGGCGTCGAGGGCCTGGAGAACGTCATCGTGATCGGCGCCTCCAACCGCGAGGACATGATCGACCCCGCGATCCTGCGACCCGGCCGCCTCGATGTGAAGATCAAGATCGAGCGCCCGGACGCGGAGGCCGCGAAGGACATCTTCGCGAAGTACCTCACGCCCTCGCTGCCCCTGCACGCCGACGACCTGGCCGAGAACACCGGCTCCAGGGAAGCCGCCGCGCACGCCATGATCCAGTCGGTCGTCGAGCGGATGTACACCGAGTCCGAGGAGAACCGCTTCCTCGAGGTCACGTACGCCAACGGCGACAAGGAAGTCCTGTACTTCAAGGACTTCAACTCCGGCGCGATGATCCAGAACATCGTCGACCGGGCCAAGAAGATGGCCATCAAGGCCTTCCTCGACCAGGGCCAGAAGGGCCTTCGCGTCTCCCACCTCCTCCAGGCATGCGTGGACGAGTTCAAGGAGAACGAGGACCTGCCGAACACCACCAACCCGGACGACTGGGCCAGGATCTCCGGCAAGAAGGGTGAGCGGATCGTCTTCATCCGCACACTCGTCACCGGAAAGCAGGGCGCGGACACCGGACGCTCCATCGACACGGTGGCAAACACCGGGCAGTACCTGTAG
- the dop gene encoding depupylase/deamidase Dop — protein MTVRRVMGIETEYGISVPGHPNANAMLTSSQIVNAYAAAMHRARRARWDFEEENPLRDARGFDLARETADSSQLTDEDIGLANVILTNGARLYVDHAHPEYSSPEITNPRDAVLWDKAGERIMAEAAERAAQLPGAQPIHLYKNNTDNKGASYGTHENYLMKRETPFSDIVRHLTPFFVSRQVVTGAGRVGIGQDGHEHGFQISQRADYFEVEVGLETTLKRPIINTRDEPHSDAEKYRRLHVIIGDANLSEISTYLKLGTTSLVLSMIEDGFINVDLAVDQPVRTLHQVSHDPDLQQLVTLRSGRTLTAVQLQMEYFELGRKYVEERYGADADEQTKDILIRWEDTLNRLENDPMSLSRELDWIAKRELMEGYRRRDNLDWDAPRLHLVDLQYADVRADKGLYNRLAARGRMDRLLDENEVEQARTAPPEDTRAYFRGRCLEQYADDVAAASWDSVIFDLPGHDSLQRVPTMEPLRGTREHVKDLLDRCRTAEELVRVLTGG, from the coding sequence ATGACCGTACGGCGAGTAATGGGCATCGAGACCGAGTACGGAATCTCCGTGCCCGGCCACCCCAACGCCAATGCCATGCTCACCTCGTCCCAGATCGTCAACGCCTACGCGGCGGCGATGCACCGGGCGCGTCGCGCCCGCTGGGACTTCGAGGAGGAGAACCCGCTGCGAGACGCGCGAGGCTTCGACCTCGCCCGCGAGACCGCCGACTCCAGTCAGCTCACGGACGAGGACATCGGCCTGGCCAATGTCATCCTCACCAACGGGGCACGGCTCTACGTCGACCACGCACACCCCGAGTACAGCTCCCCGGAGATCACCAACCCCAGGGACGCCGTCCTCTGGGACAAGGCCGGCGAGCGCATCATGGCCGAGGCCGCCGAACGAGCGGCCCAGCTGCCCGGCGCCCAGCCGATCCACCTCTACAAGAACAACACCGACAACAAGGGCGCCTCGTACGGCACGCACGAGAACTACCTGATGAAGCGGGAGACCCCGTTCTCGGACATCGTGCGCCACCTGACCCCGTTCTTCGTCTCGCGCCAGGTCGTCACCGGAGCGGGACGGGTCGGAATCGGCCAGGACGGCCACGAGCACGGCTTCCAGATCAGCCAGCGCGCCGACTACTTCGAGGTCGAGGTCGGCCTGGAGACCACACTCAAGCGGCCGATCATCAACACCCGCGACGAGCCCCATTCGGACGCCGAGAAATACCGCCGGCTGCACGTGATCATCGGCGACGCGAACCTCTCCGAGATCTCGACCTATCTCAAGCTGGGCACCACCTCACTGGTCCTCTCCATGATCGAGGACGGCTTCATCAACGTCGACCTGGCCGTCGACCAGCCGGTGCGCACGCTGCACCAGGTGTCGCACGACCCGGATCTCCAGCAGCTGGTCACGCTGCGCAGCGGCCGGACACTCACCGCCGTACAGCTCCAGATGGAGTACTTCGAGCTGGGCCGCAAATACGTCGAGGAGCGGTACGGCGCGGATGCCGACGAGCAGACCAAGGACATCCTGATCCGCTGGGAGGACACGCTCAACCGGCTGGAGAACGATCCGATGAGCCTCTCCCGCGAGCTGGACTGGATCGCCAAGCGGGAGCTCATGGAGGGCTACCGCCGCCGAGACAACCTCGACTGGGACGCACCCAGGCTGCACCTGGTGGACCTCCAGTACGCCGACGTACGGGCCGACAAGGGCCTCTACAACCGTCTGGCGGCCCGGGGCAGGATGGACCGCCTGCTGGACGAGAACGAGGTCGAGCAGGCCCGTACGGCGCCGCCGGAGGACACGAGGGCGTATTTCCGCGGCCGCTGCCTGGAGCAGTACGCGGACGACGTCGCGGCGGCCTCCTGGGACTCGGTCATCTTCGATCTCCCGGGCCACGACTCCCTGCAGCGGGTGCCCACCATGGAGCCGCTCCGGGGCACACGTGAGCACGTGAAGGACCTCCTGGACCGCTGCCGCACCGCGGAAGAGCTGGTCCGGGTGCTCACGGGCGGCTGA
- a CDS encoding ubiquitin-like protein Pup gives MATKDTGGGQQKATRSTEGTEEQAQDAQASEDLKERQEKLSDDVDDVLDEIDDVLEENAEDFVRSFVQKGGE, from the coding sequence ATGGCGACCAAGGACACCGGCGGCGGACAGCAGAAGGCGACGCGTTCCACCGAGGGGACCGAGGAGCAGGCGCAGGACGCGCAGGCCTCCGAGGACCTCAAGGAGCGACAGGAGAAGCTGAGCGACGACGTCGACGACGTCCTCGACGAGATCGATGACGTACTCGAAGAGAACGCAGAAGATTTCGTGAGGTCGTTTGTTCAAAAAGGTGGGGAATAG
- a CDS encoding endonuclease VII domain-containing protein, producing MPDGLQAYCRRCSAEYYQQRQEAKGKSVRVRVPVPRGHKRCPQCGEVKPHGQWERNRSSSDGWSSYCRPCRAERNRISYFRRTYGLAPAELDALIAAQQGTCCICLTASAEHVDHCHETGRVRGVLCFSCNAALGQLKDRPDAIRRAAAYVEGNAWKPTLVAPGVYQLPS from the coding sequence ATGCCGGACGGCCTCCAGGCGTACTGCCGGCGGTGCTCTGCCGAGTACTACCAGCAGCGTCAGGAGGCCAAGGGCAAGTCCGTCCGGGTCAGGGTGCCGGTGCCGCGGGGGCACAAACGTTGTCCGCAGTGCGGCGAGGTGAAACCGCATGGTCAGTGGGAGCGGAACAGGTCGTCCTCGGACGGCTGGTCCAGCTACTGCCGCCCATGCCGGGCGGAGCGGAACCGGATCAGTTACTTCCGACGCACATACGGCCTCGCTCCGGCCGAGTTGGACGCATTGATCGCCGCTCAGCAGGGCACGTGTTGCATCTGTCTGACCGCTTCGGCAGAGCATGTGGATCACTGCCATGAGACGGGTAGGGTCCGAGGCGTACTGTGCTTCAGCTGCAACGCAGCCCTGGGGCAGCTCAAGGACCGGCCGGATGCCATAAGGCGTGCAGCCGCATATGTGGAGGGAAACGCGTGGAAGCCAACACTCGTAGCACCGGGCGTCTACCAGCTGCCTTCCTGA
- the prcB gene encoding proteasome subunit beta, with translation MEANTRSTGRLPAAFLTPGSSSFMDFLTDQSPAMLPGNRQLPPMKGAIEAPHGTTIVAASFPGGVVLAGDRRATMGSMIAQRDIQKVFPADEYSAVGIAGTAGLAVEMVKLFQLELEHFEKVEGAQLSLEGKANRLSTMIRSNLAMAMQGLAVVPLFAGYDVDRERGRIFSYDVTGGRSEEQGYASTGSGSIFARTSMKKLYREDLTQEQTLTLVVQALYDAADDDSATGGPDVARRIYPILTVITDEGFRKLTETESAEIARSVLERRLAEPDGPRAELL, from the coding sequence GTGGAAGCCAACACTCGTAGCACCGGGCGTCTACCAGCTGCCTTCCTGACGCCGGGATCGTCCTCCTTCATGGACTTCCTGACCGACCAGTCGCCCGCGATGCTGCCGGGCAACCGGCAGCTGCCGCCCATGAAGGGGGCCATCGAGGCCCCGCACGGGACGACCATCGTCGCGGCGTCGTTCCCCGGCGGCGTGGTGCTGGCCGGTGACCGGCGGGCGACCATGGGCAGCATGATCGCGCAGCGCGACATCCAGAAGGTGTTCCCGGCCGACGAGTACTCGGCGGTGGGCATCGCCGGTACGGCCGGTCTGGCCGTGGAGATGGTCAAGCTCTTCCAGCTGGAGCTGGAGCACTTCGAGAAGGTCGAGGGTGCACAGCTCTCCCTGGAGGGCAAGGCGAACCGGCTCTCCACGATGATCCGGAGCAATCTGGCGATGGCCATGCAGGGTCTCGCCGTAGTGCCGCTCTTCGCCGGCTACGACGTCGACCGCGAGCGGGGCCGGATCTTCTCGTACGACGTCACCGGAGGCCGTTCCGAGGAGCAGGGCTACGCGTCCACCGGCTCCGGGTCGATCTTCGCCCGCACCTCCATGAAGAAGCTCTACCGCGAGGACCTGACGCAGGAGCAGACGCTCACTCTGGTCGTACAGGCCCTTTACGACGCGGCGGACGACGACTCGGCGACCGGTGGGCCCGATGTGGCCCGGCGTATCTATCCGATCCTCACCGTCATCACCGACGAGGGTTTCCGGAAACTCACCGAGACAGAATCCGCAGAGATTGCCCGGTCGGTTCTGGAACGACGGCTCGCCGAGCCTGACGGCCCGCGCGCCGAGCTGCTCTGA